In Vibrio atlanticus, the following proteins share a genomic window:
- a CDS encoding A24 family peptidase encodes MINEPSVFWALLIAVSVYDVEKHRIPNKILILFLFFYFLSMFNSNYTFDSFLMSLFGSVVFFCFGLLFYFLRAMSAGDVKLLGVVGMYLGWGQLLDASYFILVSSGVVGVFYLLYNLSNSSCFSIKSYFENKIIVLGGAAPVIDKTANLHTRYSNKVTMPFAPSVVIGLAMYSYFT; translated from the coding sequence GTATACGATGTTGAGAAACATCGTATACCGAACAAAATATTGATTCTTTTTTTGTTTTTTTATTTCTTATCAATGTTCAACAGCAATTACACCTTTGATAGTTTCTTAATGTCTTTATTTGGGTCGGTCGTATTCTTTTGTTTTGGATTGCTATTCTATTTTTTAAGAGCAATGTCTGCAGGGGATGTGAAGTTATTAGGTGTTGTAGGAATGTATTTGGGGTGGGGACAATTACTCGATGCATCGTACTTTATCTTGGTTTCTTCTGGAGTTGTTGGGGTTTTCTACCTGCTATACAACCTGTCCAACTCGAGCTGTTTTAGTATTAAAAGCTATTTTGAAAATAAGATAATTGTGCTTGGTGGAGCTGCACCAGTCATTGATAAAACAGCTAATTTACATACTCGGTATTCAAATAAAGTAACGATGCCTTTTGCTCCTTCTGTTGTTATAGGGTTAGCGATGTATAGCTACTTTACTTAA